A single genomic interval of Cucumis sativus cultivar 9930 chromosome 7, Cucumber_9930_V3, whole genome shotgun sequence harbors:
- the LOC101218799 gene encoding uncharacterized protein LOC101218799 isoform X3 — protein MEKCYHWQVQGGTKNWNKELIYVKVSEALGYLNFLFKFVNQDAEDAFKKTVEVDRLIDTLRNASSIELQKLVLQNVLAFNENFWIRLAARTDTCKSEDDKKDYEELAASVMSIVDHLVHKTKEKIESSTDILKEILKPVVDNVEEIAWPPRDPGALKLMEKEIIHREQEGQLDEGFLAEVSAQLRQAKEDGDKPGLEAMLQKVLQLYASRVLSKRSYAKKGEEVLKAELFLETIIKAPEEEWNKLLINGLTIGKGEVLPNELDSVIKKRIERTLIRTEGGSYQQRVLTEYLKGIQSRSEEITQVLQGKTQ, from the exons ATGGAGAAGTGCTATCACTGGCAAGTACAAGGTGGAACCAAGAATTGGAATAAAGAACTGATATATGTAAAAGTGTCAGAGGCTCTTGGAtacttaaactttttatttaagtttg TCAATCAAGATGCTGAGGACGCATTCAAGAAGACTGTAGAAGTAGATAGACTGATAGATACCCTGAGGAATGCAAGTTCAATAGAG CTTCAGAAACTTGTCCTTCAAAATGTCCTAGCTTTCAATGAGAATTTCTGGATTCGACTAGCAGCAAGAACAGATACCTGCAAATCAGAGGACGATAAA aaaGATTACGAAGAATTGGCTGCCTCAGTAATGAGTATAGTGGATCACCTTGTCCATAAAACTAAG GAAAAAATAGAATCATCTACTGATATTCTTAAGGAGATTCTAAAACCTGTAGTTGACAATGTGGAAGAGATAGCTTGGCCACCCAGGGATCCTGGGGCACTGAAGCTAATGGAAAAG GAAATAATCCATCGGGAGCAAGAAGGGCAATTAGATGAAGGCTTTCTCGCAGAGGTTAGTGCTCAACTACGGCAG GCCAAAGAAGATGGAGACAAGCCAGGGTTAGAGGCTATGTTACAAAAGGTTTTGCAACTCTATGCATCCAGAGTTCTTTCTAAGAGAAGTTATGCAAAGAAAG GAGAGGAAGTCTTGAAAGCTGAACTGTTTTTAGAAACCATAATCAAAG CTCCTGAAGAAGAGTGGAACAAGCTCTTGATTAATGGATTAACCATCGGAAAAGGCGAGGTCTTACCAAATGAACTAGATAGTGTCATTAAGAAACGAATTGAGCGGACTCTAATACGAACA GAGGGAGGATCTTACCAACAGCGCGTGCTCACCGAGTATCTAAAAGGAATCCAATCAAGATCAGAGGAGATAACCCAGGTACTCCAAGGCAAGACGCAGTAG
- the LOC101218799 gene encoding uncharacterized protein LOC101218799 isoform X2 codes for MASFFLSLPPFIRIPSASSSHPMMSEIQKWNVGVFKTWNLKAFPLSPVNSRRRRTLIYAVNQDAEDAFKKTVEVDRLIDTLRNASSIELQKLVLQNVLAFNENFWIRLAARTDTCKSEDDKKDYEELAASVMSIVDHLVHKTKEKIESSTDILKEILKPVVDNVEEIAWPPRDPGALKLMEKEIIHREQEGQLDEGFLAEAKEDGDKPGLEAMLQKVLQLYASRVLSKRSYAKKGEEVLKAELFLETIIKAPEEEWNKLLINGLTIGKGEVLPNELDSVIKKRIERTLIRTEGGSYQQRVLTEYLKGIQSRSEEITQVLQGKTQ; via the exons ATGGcctccttcttcctctctcttcCTCCATTCATTCGCATTCCTTCTGCTTCATCTTCTCACCCCATG ATGTCAGAGATTCAGAAATGGAACGTTGGAGTTTTCAAGACATGGAATCTCAAAGCATTTCCCTTAAGTCCAGTTAACTCCAGGAGGAG GAGAACTTTAATATATGCAGTCAATCAAGATGCTGAGGACGCATTCAAGAAGACTGTAGAAGTAGATAGACTGATAGATACCCTGAGGAATGCAAGTTCAATAGAG CTTCAGAAACTTGTCCTTCAAAATGTCCTAGCTTTCAATGAGAATTTCTGGATTCGACTAGCAGCAAGAACAGATACCTGCAAATCAGAGGACGATAAA aaaGATTACGAAGAATTGGCTGCCTCAGTAATGAGTATAGTGGATCACCTTGTCCATAAAACTAAG GAAAAAATAGAATCATCTACTGATATTCTTAAGGAGATTCTAAAACCTGTAGTTGACAATGTGGAAGAGATAGCTTGGCCACCCAGGGATCCTGGGGCACTGAAGCTAATGGAAAAG GAAATAATCCATCGGGAGCAAGAAGGGCAATTAGATGAAGGCTTTCTCGCAGAG GCCAAAGAAGATGGAGACAAGCCAGGGTTAGAGGCTATGTTACAAAAGGTTTTGCAACTCTATGCATCCAGAGTTCTTTCTAAGAGAAGTTATGCAAAGAAAG GAGAGGAAGTCTTGAAAGCTGAACTGTTTTTAGAAACCATAATCAAAG CTCCTGAAGAAGAGTGGAACAAGCTCTTGATTAATGGATTAACCATCGGAAAAGGCGAGGTCTTACCAAATGAACTAGATAGTGTCATTAAGAAACGAATTGAGCGGACTCTAATACGAACA GAGGGAGGATCTTACCAACAGCGCGTGCTCACCGAGTATCTAAAAGGAATCCAATCAAGATCAGAGGAGATAACCCAGGTACTCCAAGGCAAGACGCAGTAG
- the LOC101218799 gene encoding uncharacterized protein LOC101218799 isoform X4 produces MASFFLSLPPFIRIPSASSSHPMMSEIQKWNVGVFKTWNLKAFPLSPVNSRRRRTLIYAVNQDAEDAFKKTVEVDRLIDTLRNASSIELQKLVLQNVLAFNENFWIRLAARTDTCKSEDDKKDYEELAASVMSIVDHLVHKTKEKIESSTDILKEILKPVVDNVEEIAWPPRDPGALKLMEKAKEDGDKPGLEAMLQKVLQLYASRVLSKRSYAKKGEEVLKAELFLETIIKAPEEEWNKLLINGLTIGKGEVLPNELDSVIKKRIERTLIRTEGGSYQQRVLTEYLKGIQSRSEEITQVLQGKTQ; encoded by the exons ATGGcctccttcttcctctctcttcCTCCATTCATTCGCATTCCTTCTGCTTCATCTTCTCACCCCATG ATGTCAGAGATTCAGAAATGGAACGTTGGAGTTTTCAAGACATGGAATCTCAAAGCATTTCCCTTAAGTCCAGTTAACTCCAGGAGGAG GAGAACTTTAATATATGCAGTCAATCAAGATGCTGAGGACGCATTCAAGAAGACTGTAGAAGTAGATAGACTGATAGATACCCTGAGGAATGCAAGTTCAATAGAG CTTCAGAAACTTGTCCTTCAAAATGTCCTAGCTTTCAATGAGAATTTCTGGATTCGACTAGCAGCAAGAACAGATACCTGCAAATCAGAGGACGATAAA aaaGATTACGAAGAATTGGCTGCCTCAGTAATGAGTATAGTGGATCACCTTGTCCATAAAACTAAG GAAAAAATAGAATCATCTACTGATATTCTTAAGGAGATTCTAAAACCTGTAGTTGACAATGTGGAAGAGATAGCTTGGCCACCCAGGGATCCTGGGGCACTGAAGCTAATGGAAAAG GCCAAAGAAGATGGAGACAAGCCAGGGTTAGAGGCTATGTTACAAAAGGTTTTGCAACTCTATGCATCCAGAGTTCTTTCTAAGAGAAGTTATGCAAAGAAAG GAGAGGAAGTCTTGAAAGCTGAACTGTTTTTAGAAACCATAATCAAAG CTCCTGAAGAAGAGTGGAACAAGCTCTTGATTAATGGATTAACCATCGGAAAAGGCGAGGTCTTACCAAATGAACTAGATAGTGTCATTAAGAAACGAATTGAGCGGACTCTAATACGAACA GAGGGAGGATCTTACCAACAGCGCGTGCTCACCGAGTATCTAAAAGGAATCCAATCAAGATCAGAGGAGATAACCCAGGTACTCCAAGGCAAGACGCAGTAG
- the LOC101213547 gene encoding uncharacterized protein LOC101213547, with protein sequence MVEGSISSHLDSGPESKEQVDGLTPEDIAWVDSCLIKEVPDISDGNWNDIKDALLEIIDLYPQGFESSLALSDNVPGASNGDIDVDMLPSNNVKELTFSSRDSDDLMNETRMVPEDHPMNDTGIASEDPQMHHDDIDTSLPFTLVKNPFLPTYKEEVEGNDENNQAGIGHELSEIGSDSPINNIFHVWDLNFPPVEDELVEQLNKALTENSVELVPSMDSNLGVSKDLKEDLLDDLINSISDLSLEQTKY encoded by the coding sequence ATGGTCGAGGGGTCTATTTCTTCTCATCTTGACAGTGGACCAGAATCTAAAGAGCAAGTCGATGGTCTTACTCCTGAAGACATTGCTTGGGTTGATTCTTGCCTGATTAAAGAGGTACCAGATATTTCAGATGGCAATTGGAACGACATAAAGGATGCCTTGTTAGAAATCATTGACCTTTATCCTCAAGGTTTTGAATCTTCTCTTGCTCTGAGCGATAATGTTCCAGGAGCTAGTAATGGCGACATCGATGTAGACATGCTTCCTTCTAACAATGTGAAGGAGCTTACATTCTCCTCAAGAGATAGTGATGATCTTATGAACGAAACAAGAATGGTGCCAGAAGATCATCCTATGAATGATACAGGAATAGCTTCGGAAGATCCCCAAATGCACCATGATGACATCGATACTTCTCTGCCTTTTACTCTTGtcaaaaatccatttttaCCAACTTACAAAGAGGAAGTAGAAGGGAATGATGAGAATAATCAAGCTGGAATTGGGCATGAATTATCAGAAATTGGATCTGATTCGCcaatcaataatattttccATGTCTGGGATTTGAACTTTCCTCCAGTCGAGGATGAGCTCGTGGAGCAGCTGAACAAAGCCCTTACCGAAAATTCTGTTGAATTAGTCCCTTCAATGGACAGTAATCTTGGTGTGTCGAAAGACTTGAAGGAAGATTTACTTGATGACTTGATCAATAGCATTTCTGATCTATCTTTGGAACAGACTAAATACTAG
- the LOC101218799 gene encoding uncharacterized protein LOC101218799 isoform X1, with product MASFFLSLPPFIRIPSASSSHPMMSEIQKWNVGVFKTWNLKAFPLSPVNSRRRRTLIYAVNQDAEDAFKKTVEVDRLIDTLRNASSIELQKLVLQNVLAFNENFWIRLAARTDTCKSEDDKKDYEELAASVMSIVDHLVHKTKEKIESSTDILKEILKPVVDNVEEIAWPPRDPGALKLMEKEIIHREQEGQLDEGFLAEVSAQLRQAKEDGDKPGLEAMLQKVLQLYASRVLSKRSYAKKGEEVLKAELFLETIIKAPEEEWNKLLINGLTIGKGEVLPNELDSVIKKRIERTLIRTEGGSYQQRVLTEYLKGIQSRSEEITQVLQGKTQ from the exons ATGGcctccttcttcctctctcttcCTCCATTCATTCGCATTCCTTCTGCTTCATCTTCTCACCCCATG ATGTCAGAGATTCAGAAATGGAACGTTGGAGTTTTCAAGACATGGAATCTCAAAGCATTTCCCTTAAGTCCAGTTAACTCCAGGAGGAG GAGAACTTTAATATATGCAGTCAATCAAGATGCTGAGGACGCATTCAAGAAGACTGTAGAAGTAGATAGACTGATAGATACCCTGAGGAATGCAAGTTCAATAGAG CTTCAGAAACTTGTCCTTCAAAATGTCCTAGCTTTCAATGAGAATTTCTGGATTCGACTAGCAGCAAGAACAGATACCTGCAAATCAGAGGACGATAAA aaaGATTACGAAGAATTGGCTGCCTCAGTAATGAGTATAGTGGATCACCTTGTCCATAAAACTAAG GAAAAAATAGAATCATCTACTGATATTCTTAAGGAGATTCTAAAACCTGTAGTTGACAATGTGGAAGAGATAGCTTGGCCACCCAGGGATCCTGGGGCACTGAAGCTAATGGAAAAG GAAATAATCCATCGGGAGCAAGAAGGGCAATTAGATGAAGGCTTTCTCGCAGAGGTTAGTGCTCAACTACGGCAG GCCAAAGAAGATGGAGACAAGCCAGGGTTAGAGGCTATGTTACAAAAGGTTTTGCAACTCTATGCATCCAGAGTTCTTTCTAAGAGAAGTTATGCAAAGAAAG GAGAGGAAGTCTTGAAAGCTGAACTGTTTTTAGAAACCATAATCAAAG CTCCTGAAGAAGAGTGGAACAAGCTCTTGATTAATGGATTAACCATCGGAAAAGGCGAGGTCTTACCAAATGAACTAGATAGTGTCATTAAGAAACGAATTGAGCGGACTCTAATACGAACA GAGGGAGGATCTTACCAACAGCGCGTGCTCACCGAGTATCTAAAAGGAATCCAATCAAGATCAGAGGAGATAACCCAGGTACTCCAAGGCAAGACGCAGTAG
- the LOC101213305 gene encoding zinc finger protein GIS2 produces MSSDSRSRSRSRSRSPLDRKIRSDRFSYRDAPYRRESRRGFSRDNLCKNCKRPGHFARECPNVAICHNCGLPGHIASECTTKSLCWNCREPGHMASSCPNEGICHTCGKAGHRARDCTAPPMPPGDLRLCNNCYKQGHIAADCTNEKACNNCRKTGHLARDCPNDPICNLCNVSGHVARQCPKSNVLGDRGDRGISSGGGSGRGSGSGYRDVVCRNCQQLGHMSRDCMGPLMICHNCGGRGHLAYECPSGRFMDRFPRRY; encoded by the exons ATGAGTTCAGATAGCAGGAGTCGAAGCAGGAGCAGAAGCAGGAGCCCACTGGATCGTAAGATCCGGTCTGATCGTTTTTCATATCGTGATGCACCATACAGGAGAGAATCACGTCGGGGTTTCAG TCGAGACAATCTTTGCAAGAATTGCAAGCGGCCAGGCCATTTTGCAAGAGAATGTCCCAATGTGGCAATTTGTCACAATTGTGGTCTGCCTGG GCATATTGCTTCAGAGTGCACAACAAAATCACTATGTTGGAACTGCCGAGAACCTGGTCACATGGCAAGTAGCTGTCCCAATGAAGGCATTTGCCACACATGTGGTAAGGCGGGACATCGAGCCAGGGACTGTACAGCTCCTCCCATGCCACCTGGAGACTTGAGGCTTTGCAATAATTGCTACAAGCAAGGTCATATAGCAGCTGATTGTACTAATGAGAAGGCATGCAACAATTGTAGGAAGACAGGCCATCTTGCTCGCGATTGTCCAAATGACCCTATTTGCAACCTGTGTAATGTATCGGGGCATGTCGCCAGACAGTGTCCCAAGTCCAACGTCCTCGGAGACCGGGGAGACCGAGGCATCAGCAGTGGTGGTGGTAGCGGACGTGGTAGTGGTAGTGGTTATCGAGATGTTGTGTGCAGGAACTGTCAGCAACTTGGCCATATGAGTAGGGATTGCATGGGTCCTTTGATGATCTGCCATAATTGCGGGGGACGTGGTCACCTGGCATACGAATGCCCTTCTGGTCGGTTCATGGATCGTTTTCCTAGGAGGTACTGA